Proteins encoded in a region of the Nitrospira sp. genome:
- a CDS encoding phosphoribosylaminoimidazolesuccinocarboxamide synthase — protein MAGEPTGTMIYEGKAKKIFATERPDQVLQYFKDDATAFNAQKRGTIVEKGVVNNKVSERVFRLLEQHGIATHFIERVSDREMLTKKVTIVPVEVVVRNVVAGSLAKRLGLKDGAAIEPAIIEFYYKDDALGDPLVNDDHLRLLNVATPAVLREMRELGHKINAVLLPFFKERRMLLVDFKLEFGVFHNRLILADEVSPDTCRFWDQTTKESMDKDRFRKDLGKIEEAYQEVLKRVCG, from the coding sequence ATGGCTGGCGAACCAACGGGGACCATGATTTACGAAGGCAAGGCTAAGAAGATTTTCGCGACCGAGCGGCCGGATCAGGTGTTGCAATATTTTAAGGATGACGCGACGGCCTTTAATGCGCAGAAACGCGGGACCATCGTCGAGAAGGGCGTGGTCAACAACAAGGTGTCGGAGCGCGTGTTCCGACTCCTCGAACAGCATGGCATCGCGACCCATTTCATCGAACGTGTCAGCGATCGCGAGATGCTCACCAAGAAAGTCACGATCGTACCCGTTGAGGTCGTGGTTCGGAATGTGGTCGCGGGCAGTTTGGCCAAGCGGCTGGGGCTGAAGGACGGCGCGGCGATCGAGCCGGCCATCATCGAATTTTATTACAAGGATGATGCGTTGGGAGATCCGTTGGTGAACGACGATCATCTGCGCCTGCTGAATGTGGCCACTCCGGCGGTGCTGCGGGAGATGCGGGAGTTGGGCCACAAGATCAACGCGGTGTTGCTGCCGTTTTTCAAAGAACGGCGAATGCTCTTGGTTGATTTTAAGCTGGAGTTCGGCGTGTTTCACAATCGCCTGATTCTGGCCGACGAAGTGTCTCCCGACACCTGCCGGTTCTGGGATCAGACTACGAAGGAATCGATGGATAAGGACCGGTTCCGCAAGGACTTGGGAAAGATCGAAGAGGCCTATCAGGAGGTGTTGAAGCGGGTGTGTGGATGA
- the nusB gene encoding transcription antitermination factor NusB, giving the protein MASRHQARERAVQILFQYDIHGRPGPWLDDFWVQYPLTEELRTFAERLVAGVRTHVKELDALIGSYATNWKVDRMPIIDRNILRLGCFELLHVPEVPAKVTLNEAIELAKCFGDEEASKFVNGILDKVLGKDARLERKRAFPELPVVGSDSDVTRET; this is encoded by the coding sequence ATGGCCTCTCGACATCAAGCCCGGGAACGGGCCGTACAAATTCTCTTTCAATACGATATTCATGGCCGGCCAGGTCCATGGCTGGACGACTTTTGGGTCCAGTATCCGCTTACCGAGGAATTGCGGACGTTCGCGGAGCGGCTGGTGGCCGGCGTCCGAACTCATGTGAAGGAGTTGGATGCGCTGATCGGCTCGTATGCGACCAATTGGAAAGTGGACCGCATGCCGATCATCGACCGGAACATTTTGCGCCTGGGCTGTTTTGAGTTGCTGCATGTCCCTGAGGTGCCGGCCAAGGTCACGCTGAATGAAGCGATCGAACTGGCGAAATGTTTCGGTGATGAGGAAGCGTCGAAGTTTGTGAACGGGATTCTCGACAAGGTGTTGGGGAAGGATGCGCGATTGGAACGAAAACGTGCCTTCCCGGAACTGCCGGTGGTGGGTTCCGACAGTGATGTGACGCGTGAAACGTGA
- a CDS encoding chlorite dismutase family protein — protein MMPRPMMRIVLMVALMFGATALPVQATDRDALLTQPGIYGTFAAFQMDHDWWDLTGEARVIAVSEVKGLIEQFSHKIVIESYLLRGLSDHADLMFRVHAHALSDTQQFLASLLGTRFGRHLVATSYLHGLTRKATYVPGFPEDMKQELLAPGEGGTKSYAIVIPIRKDADWWALDQVSRGALMQEHTQAALPYRATVKRKLYHSSGLDDFDFITYFETDKLEDFQSLIRSLEQVKEYRHDRRFGHPTLLGTIRPLDDILELFAR, from the coding sequence ATGATGCCCAGGCCCATGATGAGAATAGTATTAATGGTGGCGCTGATGTTCGGGGCGACCGCCTTGCCGGTTCAGGCGACCGATCGGGATGCTTTGTTGACCCAGCCTGGTATCTACGGCACCTTCGCCGCGTTCCAGATGGATCACGACTGGTGGGATCTCACTGGCGAAGCGCGTGTCATCGCCGTGTCTGAGGTCAAGGGATTGATCGAGCAATTCTCGCATAAGATCGTGATCGAATCGTATCTGCTCCGCGGCCTCTCTGACCATGCCGACTTGATGTTCCGCGTCCATGCGCATGCCTTGTCGGATACGCAGCAATTTCTCGCCTCTCTGCTGGGTACCCGCTTCGGGCGACATCTGGTTGCCACGAGCTATTTGCACGGTTTGACCAGGAAGGCGACCTACGTGCCCGGGTTTCCTGAGGACATGAAACAGGAATTGCTGGCGCCAGGCGAGGGCGGCACCAAATCCTATGCGATCGTCATCCCGATCAGAAAAGATGCTGATTGGTGGGCCCTCGATCAGGTGAGCCGTGGAGCGCTCATGCAGGAGCACACGCAGGCAGCGCTGCCGTATCGCGCGACGGTGAAACGAAAGCTGTATCACTCGAGTGGTCTCGACGATTTCGACTTCATCACCTACTTTGAGACAGACAAGCTCGAAGACTTTCAGTCTCTGATCCGTTCGCTGGAGCAGGTGAAAGAGTATCGGCATGACCGGCGATTCGGTCATCCGACGTTGTTGGGCACGATCAGGCCGCTGGATGACATCTTGGAGTTGTTCGCGCGGTAG
- the purS gene encoding phosphoribosylformylglycinamidine synthase subunit PurS, translating into MKAKIHVTLKQGILDPQGKAIEHALDSLGFTHAANVRVGKYMEVDLNEPDRAKADAQVKQMCEQLLANTVIEDYRYELQ; encoded by the coding sequence ATGAAAGCCAAAATTCATGTGACGTTGAAGCAGGGAATCTTGGATCCGCAGGGGAAGGCCATTGAACACGCGTTGGACTCGCTCGGATTCACGCATGCCGCAAATGTGCGGGTAGGCAAGTACATGGAAGTGGACCTGAATGAGCCGGACCGCGCCAAGGCCGACGCGCAAGTGAAGCAGATGTGCGAGCAGTTGCTTGCGAATACGGTCATCGAGGACTATCGATACGAGCTCCAGTGA
- the purQ gene encoding phosphoribosylformylglycinamidine synthase subunit PurQ, giving the protein MNIGVVVFPGSNCDHDCAYIFKDVLGQSVEMVWHKETLLSGLDAIVLPGGFSYGDYLRTGAIARFSPVMGAVKAFANKGGLVIGICNGFQILLEAGLLPGVMLRNTSLNFICKDVYVKVENAATRFTHRCESGQVLKLPIAHADGNYYTDPVSLGGLKANAQVLFHYCTEDGKVTSAANPNGSLDNIAGIMNADGNVLGMMPHPERNAETILGNEDGRLIFLSMLSAFGKSELQSRLVRA; this is encoded by the coding sequence ATGAACATCGGCGTCGTGGTATTTCCCGGCAGCAATTGTGATCACGATTGCGCGTACATCTTTAAAGATGTTTTGGGCCAGTCTGTGGAGATGGTCTGGCACAAGGAAACGCTGTTGTCAGGGCTTGATGCGATCGTGTTGCCGGGCGGGTTTTCGTACGGAGACTATCTGCGAACAGGTGCGATTGCGCGATTTTCTCCGGTGATGGGAGCCGTCAAGGCATTTGCCAACAAGGGCGGCCTGGTGATCGGCATCTGCAACGGTTTTCAAATTCTCCTCGAGGCCGGTTTGTTACCCGGTGTGATGCTGCGCAACACGTCCCTGAATTTCATCTGCAAGGATGTATATGTGAAAGTGGAAAATGCCGCGACCCGGTTCACTCACCGGTGTGAATCCGGTCAGGTGTTGAAGCTCCCAATCGCTCATGCCGACGGCAACTACTATACCGATCCGGTTTCGCTCGGGGGCCTCAAAGCCAATGCGCAGGTGCTGTTCCATTATTGTACTGAAGACGGGAAGGTGACGTCCGCGGCAAATCCGAACGGCTCGTTGGATAACATTGCCGGTATCATGAATGCCGATGGAAATGTGCTGGGAATGATGCCTCATCCGGAGCGAAACGCAGAAACGATCCTGGGCAACGAAGACGGACGGTTGATTTTCCTGTCCATGTTGAGTGCGTTCGGCAAGTCCGAGTTACAGAGCAGGCTGGTTCGGGCCTGA
- a CDS encoding adenylosuccinate lyase, which yields MIDRYTRPRMSAIWDLRHKYEIWLEVELQACAAFEWAGQIPRGTSAKIRKKAKIDVARIAEIEKVTKHDVIAFLESLMDSVGPEHRFLHMGLTSSDIVDTSLAVQMTEALDLILEDLDELIAVLKKRALEHRHTVMVGRSHGIHGEPVSFGFKLAIWYEEACRHRTRLQAARKDIAVGKLSGAMGTFAHQGPEIEEYVCAKMGLASDPVSNQIVQRDRHAAYASALALLAATIEKIATEIRHLQRTEVLEAEEYFSEGQKGSSAMPHKRNPIASENLCGLARLVRGNSLAALENVALWHERDISHSSVERVIMPDSTILVDYMLARVTDLVKNLVVYPERMQRNLDLTGGLVYSQRLLLALIDKGAQRKESYEAVQRNAMTAWKGGVGFQELVRRDPFITTHLKPTEITACFDPMYYLRHLDQVFRRVFGARAIPARRRRRRRS from the coding sequence ATGATCGATCGATATACTCGCCCCCGGATGAGCGCCATCTGGGATCTGAGGCATAAATATGAGATTTGGTTGGAAGTGGAACTACAGGCCTGTGCCGCATTTGAGTGGGCCGGTCAGATTCCGCGAGGTACCAGCGCCAAGATCCGTAAAAAGGCCAAGATCGACGTGGCGCGCATCGCCGAGATCGAAAAGGTCACGAAGCATGATGTGATTGCTTTTCTCGAATCGCTCATGGATTCCGTCGGGCCCGAGCATCGGTTTCTGCACATGGGGCTGACTTCGTCCGATATCGTGGACACGTCCCTTGCGGTGCAAATGACCGAAGCGCTGGACCTGATTCTCGAAGATCTCGACGAGTTGATTGCGGTTTTGAAGAAGCGCGCGCTGGAGCACCGCCATACGGTCATGGTGGGCCGGTCACATGGCATCCATGGCGAGCCCGTCTCGTTCGGCTTCAAGTTGGCGATTTGGTACGAAGAGGCCTGCCGGCACCGGACGCGGCTGCAAGCGGCGAGAAAAGACATTGCCGTCGGTAAACTGTCCGGTGCGATGGGAACGTTTGCGCATCAAGGCCCTGAAATCGAAGAGTATGTCTGCGCCAAGATGGGGCTGGCCTCAGATCCTGTTTCGAACCAGATCGTGCAACGCGACCGGCATGCGGCCTATGCCTCCGCACTGGCGTTGCTGGCCGCCACCATTGAGAAGATCGCAACCGAAATCCGCCACTTGCAGCGGACGGAGGTGCTGGAGGCGGAGGAGTACTTTTCAGAAGGGCAGAAGGGGTCCTCGGCGATGCCGCACAAGCGCAATCCGATTGCGTCGGAGAATCTGTGCGGTCTGGCACGTCTCGTACGCGGCAATAGTCTGGCGGCGCTCGAAAATGTGGCGCTGTGGCATGAACGGGATATCAGCCACTCTTCAGTGGAGCGGGTGATCATGCCTGATAGCACTATTCTGGTCGATTACATGTTGGCTCGCGTCACGGACCTGGTGAAGAACCTGGTGGTGTACCCTGAGCGCATGCAGCGGAACCTCGACTTGACCGGGGGACTGGTGTATTCGCAACGACTCTTGCTGGCCTTGATCGACAAGGGGGCGCAGCGCAAAGAATCGTACGAGGCGGTGCAACGCAATGCCATGACCGCCTGGAAAGGCGGGGTTGGATTTCAAGAATTGGTTCGGCGTGATCCGTTCATCACGACTCATTTGAAGCCGACCGAGATCACCGCCTGTTTCGATCCCATGTATTATCTGCGGCATCTCGATCAGGTATTCCGCCGGGTCTTCGGCGCCCGTGCGATTCCGGCGAGGCGACGCCGAAGGAGGCGCTCATGA
- the purL gene encoding phosphoribosylformylglycinamidine synthase subunit PurL yields MKAFVVTPAILEQHKLSEEEYKKILSILGREPNWTELGMFSAMWSEHCSYKSSRIHLKKLPTTGPRVVQGPGENAGAVDIGDGLCAVFKMESHNHPSFIEPYQGAATGVGGILRDIFTMGARPIALLNSLRFGALDTPNTRHLLKGVVAGIAGYGNCMGVPTVGGEIVFNDIYALNPLVNVFCLGIAKKDKIFLGKAAGVGNPVIYFGSKTGRDGIHGATMASDSFDDAAAQKRPTVQVGDPFTEKLLLEACLELMAGDCLVGIQDMGAAGLTSSACEMASREGTGVELELAHVPRREPGMTPYEIMLSESQERMLMVAKAGREEEVITVCRKWDLDVAVIGRVTDTGKVVLKENGQVVAEIPAKALADDAPRYDRPSAPPAYQDMLQALNYDALPDVKDANAALLALLASPSIASKRWVYEQYDHMVRTNTMVRPGSDAAVLRVKGTNKALALSVDCNGRYCLLNPYEGAKIAIAECARNLACSGAEPIGVTDCLNFGNPQRPEVMWQLVLAIEGLKDACEAFGVPIVSGNVSLYNETNELSIYPTPMIGMVGLIEEAERTVTQWFKTSDDVILLLGRTREDLGGTEYLKVMHHREQGSPPLLNLQEEQAVQACTIRLIRAGLLQSAHDCSDGGLAVALAECCMSGPNGNLGAMVQLSVDGLRRDAVLFGESQSRIVLSVKPEQAETVLNQIWDAGVPAARIGTVGGSRFVLRVEGDQRTEGCTIDLSLNDLHDRWASAIPRALGQD; encoded by the coding sequence ATGAAAGCCTTTGTTGTGACGCCGGCCATCCTCGAGCAGCATAAGCTGAGCGAGGAGGAATACAAAAAAATTCTCAGCATTCTCGGACGTGAACCCAACTGGACCGAGCTGGGTATGTTCTCCGCAATGTGGAGCGAGCACTGTTCCTACAAGAGCTCGCGCATCCATCTGAAGAAACTCCCGACGACCGGGCCGCGAGTTGTGCAGGGACCGGGGGAAAATGCTGGCGCGGTCGATATTGGTGACGGCCTCTGTGCGGTGTTCAAGATGGAGTCGCACAACCATCCGTCCTTCATCGAGCCCTATCAGGGAGCGGCGACCGGGGTCGGAGGGATTCTGCGCGACATCTTTACGATGGGGGCCCGGCCCATCGCGCTGTTAAATTCTCTGAGATTTGGGGCGTTGGATACTCCAAACACGCGCCATCTCCTGAAGGGGGTCGTGGCGGGCATTGCGGGCTACGGGAATTGCATGGGAGTGCCAACGGTGGGAGGCGAGATCGTCTTCAACGACATTTATGCACTGAATCCGTTGGTGAACGTGTTTTGCCTGGGCATCGCGAAGAAGGACAAGATTTTTCTCGGAAAGGCGGCCGGCGTGGGCAATCCGGTGATCTACTTCGGATCGAAGACCGGACGGGATGGGATTCACGGCGCGACCATGGCCTCGGACTCGTTCGATGATGCGGCTGCACAGAAGCGACCGACCGTGCAAGTCGGCGATCCCTTCACGGAGAAGCTGTTGTTGGAGGCGTGCCTGGAACTCATGGCCGGTGATTGTCTGGTCGGGATTCAGGACATGGGCGCTGCGGGTTTGACGAGTTCCGCTTGTGAAATGGCTTCCCGAGAGGGGACCGGCGTTGAATTGGAGTTGGCGCACGTGCCGCGCCGTGAGCCGGGCATGACTCCATACGAGATCATGCTGTCGGAATCGCAAGAGCGCATGCTGATGGTGGCCAAGGCTGGTCGTGAGGAGGAGGTCATCACGGTTTGTCGTAAGTGGGACTTGGACGTCGCCGTGATCGGCCGTGTGACCGATACGGGCAAGGTTGTGCTGAAAGAGAATGGGCAAGTGGTGGCGGAGATTCCAGCTAAGGCTCTGGCCGATGACGCTCCACGATACGACCGGCCCAGCGCGCCACCAGCGTATCAGGATATGTTGCAGGCGCTGAATTATGACGCACTACCTGACGTGAAGGATGCCAACGCAGCATTGCTCGCCCTCTTGGCCTCGCCCAGCATTGCCAGCAAGCGCTGGGTGTACGAGCAATACGATCACATGGTGCGTACCAACACCATGGTGCGTCCAGGATCGGATGCAGCGGTCTTACGAGTGAAGGGCACGAACAAAGCGTTGGCGCTATCGGTCGACTGCAACGGTCGATACTGCCTGCTGAATCCGTATGAAGGCGCCAAGATCGCCATCGCAGAGTGTGCGCGCAATCTGGCCTGTTCGGGAGCGGAACCGATCGGTGTCACGGATTGCCTGAATTTTGGTAATCCTCAGCGGCCGGAAGTCATGTGGCAGTTGGTGCTGGCCATTGAAGGTCTTAAGGATGCCTGCGAGGCGTTTGGTGTGCCCATCGTCAGTGGAAACGTGAGCCTGTACAATGAGACCAACGAGCTGTCGATTTATCCCACCCCGATGATCGGCATGGTGGGTTTGATCGAAGAGGCTGAACGCACGGTGACGCAGTGGTTCAAAACTTCCGATGACGTGATCCTTTTGCTGGGACGGACGCGTGAAGATTTGGGTGGGACGGAATATCTCAAAGTAATGCACCATCGCGAACAGGGATCGCCGCCCCTGCTCAATCTTCAGGAGGAGCAGGCGGTGCAGGCTTGTACGATTCGCCTGATCCGCGCAGGGTTGCTGCAGTCAGCTCACGATTGCTCTGATGGAGGACTCGCCGTCGCCCTGGCCGAATGTTGTATGTCAGGTCCGAATGGGAATTTGGGGGCTATGGTACAATTGTCAGTTGATGGTTTGCGCCGCGATGCCGTGCTCTTTGGAGAAAGTCAGTCTCGCATAGTGCTGTCGGTCAA